One window of Drosophila busckii strain San Diego stock center, stock number 13000-0081.31 chromosome 3L, ASM1175060v1, whole genome shotgun sequence genomic DNA carries:
- the LOC108600945 gene encoding extensin isoform X2 codes for MESALDVLSRAATMVQNNASETPLTSKELPTTKWRRERRQRAEYQVLKAFAGDRQRELDMDSPIDMSVTSSTVKHQRASPPPPYREPLAGASSGGFGASRPSVITQAPPKRELQDHADANREHDNRSAESVSNCDIDEHFRRSLGPDYAALLKSPTPSPQPQPPAPAQAPVVASSGIPMQQVSPLGYRQQPPAHHSPLSKLVLPLVHSPTLKSAPESPHHELLPPPQEEPLSLSPPPVRAASASPSALPPAGASQLLDVPLAARRERALDTPHHTPPRYNTPPPAYVNVLASTPTPPTMPAIIRVKAEPGLAAASSTHTPPASPTSSTNISIFTKTEASVDDHFAKALGDTWKKLQGNKE; via the exons aaACGCCTCTGACTTCCAAGGAGCTGCCAACCACCAAGTGGCGTCGCGAGCGACGTCAACGCGCCGAGTATCAAGTGCTTAAGGCATTCGCTGGCGACAGGCAGCGCGAGCTGGACATGGATAGCCCCATTGACATGTCCGTAACATCGAGCACGGTGAAGCATCAACGTGCGTCGCCACCACCGCCGTACCGAGAGCCCTTGGCGGGTGCCAGCAGCGGTGGCTTTGGCGCCAGCCGGCCCAGCGTTATCACTCAGGCGCCGCCCAAGCGGGAGCTGCAGGATCACGCCGACGCTAATCGTGAACATGACAATCGTAGCGCGG AATCTGTTTCCAATTGCGACATCGATGAGCATTTCAGACGCTCGCTGGGACCGGActatgcagcgctgctgaaGTCGCCCACGCCGTCGCCACAGCCTCAGCCACCAGCTCCAGCACAAGCGCCAGTGGTGGCCAGCAGCGGCATACCCATGCAGCAGGTTTCACCATTGGGCTATCGACAGCAGCCACCGGCACATCACTCACCGCTGTCCAAGCTGGTCTTGCCGCTTGTGCATTCGCCCACGTTAAAATCGGCGCCGGAATCGCCGCATCacgagctgctgccgccgccgcaggaGGAGCCATTGTCGCTGTCCCCGCCGCCAGTGCGCGCAGCTTCAGCCTCGCCGTCTGCATTGCCGCCAGCTGGCGCCAGCCAGCTCTTGGATGTGCCGCTTGCCGCTAGACGAGAGCGTGCGCTGGACACTCCACATCATACGCCACCGAGATACAATACACCGCCGCCAGCGTATGTGAACGTGCTGGCGTCTACGCCCACGCCGCCCACAATGCCAGCTATTATACGTGTCAAAGCCGAGCCGGGATTAGCCGCTGCATCATCGACGCATACGCCGCCTGCCTCGCCCACCTCATCGACAAACATCTCGATATTCACCAAGACTGAGGCCTCTGTAGACGATCACTTTGCCAAGGCTCTGGGCGACACCTGGAAGAAGTTGCAGGGCAACAAGGAGTGA